CTGTTTCGGCCGGTCGAGCGGGTTCAGCGAGAAGTGTTCGGGGTCGCGGTAGTAGTCGACGAAGGGCCAGGCCGCGACGGCCCCGAACACGAGCCCCGGCATGAGGATGCCGCCGACGAACTCGGCGTTGACCTCGCCGACGAGGGGGACGTGGAACGCGAGCCACGACGGGAGCAGCTTCAGGAACCCGTAGACCCACATCAGGAACCAGTCGGGCATGATGAGCGCGGGCGTGCCCGCCGGGTCGTTGGGGCCGTACTCGGCGACGTTGTGGACCGGGAGGAACCCGGCCAGCAGCGACAGGGTCGCCAGCGTCAGGAAGAAGACGACGGCGCTCACCGCCGCCTGGTTCGGGAACGCGGGCAACCCGACGATGACGCTGTCGTCGTCGCGGTCGACCGCGCCGGCCACCTTCGCCCGGACCGTCCCGGCGACGCTACCGCCGTCGGTGGCGGCCCCGCTACCGGTGGCGGCCCCGTCGGTCGCGACGCCGTCACCGCCGTCGGCCGCTGCGGTTCCGCCGCTGGCGGCCCCGCCTTCGGCCGGCGGCGCTGGTCCGGGCACGTCGCCATCGCGCTCGGCCTCGGTGTGTTTCTGGCGCATCAGGATCAGCATGTGGACGCCGATCAGCCCCGCGATAGCCAGCGGTATCACGAGCACGTGCAGGAAGTAGAACCGCGGGATAGTGGCCGACGACGGGAACGACCCGCCGAAGACGAGCTTCGCGAACGCGTCGCCGACCAGCGGGATCGACTTCGCGAGGTTGTATCCGATCCCCGTCGCGGTGCTGGCGAACTCGTCGAACGGCAGCGCGTAGCCGGTGTAGGCGGCGCCCATCGAGAGGCCGGCCAGCCCCGTCCCGACGAGCCAGTTGGGCTCGCGGGGGTTGCGGTAGGCGCCGGTGAAGAAGACCCTGAGCATGTGCAGCGCCATCGAGGCGATGAACAGGTGGGCCGCCCAGTGGTGCATCCGGCGCAGGAGCATCCCGAACGGCACGTCGTAGGTGATGTTCAGGACGCTCGTGAACGCCTCGGGCACCTCCTCGCCCTGGAAGCGCTCGACGCTGCCCTCGTAGGTCACGTCGCTCGTGCTCGGTTCGAAGAAGAAGCCGAGGAACATCCCCGTCAACACGAGGACGAGGAAACAGAACAGGGCGACCTCGCCGAGCAGAAAGGAGTCCTCGGCGGGGAACGCCTTGCCGAGCACGTCCCTGTCCGAATCGAGGTCGAGACGGGCGTCGAGCCAGTCGTAAGCGCGGGCGAGGCGGCCGGTCCCGTCGCCGCCGTCGCTGGTCGCCATCACTCACCCCCCGGGCCGACGGGCCCTTCGAAGTCCCCGGTCGCGACGAGGTAGCCGTCGCTCGAGAGCGTCAGTGGGAGCTGTGGGAGCGCCCGCGGCGGCGGGCCGCCGACGACCGAAGCGCCGCTGGTGGGGTCGAACTTCCCGAAGTGACACGGGCAGACCAGCGTCTCGCCCTCGGTGTCCGAGACCATACAGCCCGCGTGCGTGCAGACCTTCGAGTAGGCGGCGTAGCCGCCGACCGTCGACTCCATGCTCGTCTCGCCGCCGTAGGCGTCCTCCGGGTAACGGACCAGCAGCGTCGGCGCGTCCGCGATGCCCGGCCTGGGTTCGGGGAAGACGGTCAGCTGCTCGCCCTCGGCGAGGGTGTCCTCGGTCACGCGGTCGCCCTCGCCGTCGACCAGCGCGACGCCGTCGGAGTACACCGGTCCGGAGTATCCCCGCTCGAAGACGCGGGTCAGGCCCATCAGCGGCGCCGCGAGGCTGCCGACGGCGGTCAGCCCGCCGACGGTCGCCAGCACCTTCGCGTAGTCCCGGCGCTCCATCTCGGCGCGGGCGTCGGTGTAGATGCTCGGCCGGGCCGGTTCCTCGTCGCCGCAACAGCCGTCGCAGGTGTCACAGTCGTCGCTCATCGGTGGCTCCCTCCGCGGACGGCGGTGATGTCGGTCGTGCGATACATCAGTGGTCCCTCCGTTCGGCGACTTCGATGTGGGGCATGAACCACGCGTAGTAGGCGACCGTCGAGCCGGCCAGCGAGAGGAACATCCCGGCGGCGTAGACGCCGAAGTACTGGGTACGCGCCAGCGTCAGGTACTCGCCGGTGAACAGCGCCGCGAAGACGATCGCGAGGACGGTCAGCCCGCCCATCACGACCAGCCCCTCGATGGCCTCGCTCGCGTCGTGGTACTCGACGACCCAGCGCTCCTCGGTCGAGAGCCACGGGAAACCGACGGTGCCGCCGTCGGACCGGGCGTCGGCCGGGCGCCCGTCGCTCCCGGTCGCGGCCCGCCCGCCGTCGGCGACGGGCGCCTCGTCGCTCGCGGCCCCGCGGGCGGCCGCCGGTTCGTCGGGCCTGACGGCGCGGTTCATGAACCGGTGGGCCGCCGAGAGGACGGCGACCAGCGCCAGCAGCGCCACCCAGACGATGACGCCCACCTGGCTCGGCGAGAGCTTGTTCGGCGTGTCGAGGAAGCCGTCGAGCGGCCGCAGCTCCGAGACGCTCTGGTCGATGGCGATCTCCTCGCTCGGCGGCTCGCCGTGCAGCCCGACGTACCACATCGGCAACAGCGTCATCACGACCAGCAGGGCGATCAGGTAGCCGGTGCGCCTCATCGGCGTCCCACCCCCTCCTGTCGCTCGGGACCCCGAGTTACCGCCTCGCGGACGCCCGAACCCCCCGGACGCCGCGGCCTCCGTCGGTCGGTCGGCAGACGGGACATCACACCGAATATGTACCGCCGTCGCGGATAGCAGTGTACCCCGAATATTTTGGCCGTACTTGTACTCCGGTCGAAAACCGCCCGACAGCGACGGAACCGACCGGTCGGTCTGCGAGCGCCCGGTCTGCGAGCGCCCGG
The window above is part of the Halosimplex rubrum genome. Proteins encoded here:
- a CDS encoding cytochrome b, with amino-acid sequence MATSDGGDGTGRLARAYDWLDARLDLDSDRDVLGKAFPAEDSFLLGEVALFCFLVLVLTGMFLGFFFEPSTSDVTYEGSVERFQGEEVPEAFTSVLNITYDVPFGMLLRRMHHWAAHLFIASMALHMLRVFFTGAYRNPREPNWLVGTGLAGLSMGAAYTGYALPFDEFASTATGIGYNLAKSIPLVGDAFAKLVFGGSFPSSATIPRFYFLHVLVIPLAIAGLIGVHMLILMRQKHTEAERDGDVPGPAPPAEGGAASGGTAAADGGDGVATDGAATGSGAATDGGSVAGTVRAKVAGAVDRDDDSVIVGLPAFPNQAAVSAVVFFLTLATLSLLAGFLPVHNVAEYGPNDPAGTPALIMPDWFLMWVYGFLKLLPSWLAFHVPLVGEVNAEFVGGILMPGLVFGAVAAWPFVDYYRDPEHFSLNPLDRPKQTAVGVFGVTFIMVASIAGMNNIAADALDTGTGAVNAVLWWALLGWPTLCAAITYGLLRGNGDDEPEATDQADDEPSDDRTDAEGEE
- a CDS encoding QcrA and Rieske domain-containing protein, with protein sequence MSDDCDTCDGCCGDEEPARPSIYTDARAEMERRDYAKVLATVGGLTAVGSLAAPLMGLTRVFERGYSGPVYSDGVALVDGEGDRVTEDTLAEGEQLTVFPEPRPGIADAPTLLVRYPEDAYGGETSMESTVGGYAAYSKVCTHAGCMVSDTEGETLVCPCHFGKFDPTSGASVVGGPPPRALPQLPLTLSSDGYLVATGDFEGPVGPGGE